The sequence GACGCCGAGCACGGCGGCCGTCCCGCGCCCACCCCGGCGGCACCGCTGTTCGAGGCCGAGCGCATCCGTTCCGAACCCCGCCGGCCCAACTGGACGGCGGCCATGGTCGCGGCGATCGTCGCCGTGGTCGGCTTCGTCGGCTTCACCTTCTTCAAGGGCGGTGACGAATCCTCGACCGCCGGCCGTGTCGCCGAGGGGCCGACGTCCGACAAGATCGCCCCGAAGCCCTCCGCCAGCAAGGCCGCCGACCCCAAGCCGGCCCCCTCCGACAGCGCGATCGCCGCGGCGCCCCAGGACAAGGTCACGGTCAAGCTCAGCGCCACCCAGGGCAAGAGCTGGATCTCGGCCAAGGACCACAACGGCCGGTCCCTCTTCGACGGAACCCTTCAGCAGGGCGAGTCGAAGACCTTCCAGGACAAGGAGCGCGTCGACCTGGTCCTCGGCAACGCCGGATCGATAGAGCTGTTCGTCAACGGCAAGAAGGTTGAGGACCAGTTCCAGCCCGGACAGGTCGAGCGGCTCTCCTACACCAAGGGCGACCCCGAGGTCGGCTGACCGCCCACCCCGGAAACCACGCGGCGCGGCGAGCGCCCGGCCCTCGTGCCGGGCGCTCGCCGTCTTTGTCACTCCGGGTGACGGACGAACCCTGCGCGGCGGGGGCAGTGCCGGGACAAAGTAGTCTTGAGTCCATGCCCGAACGCCGTACCGTCGCCCTTGTCACTCTTGGCTGCGCCCGTAACGAGGTGGACTCGGAGGAGCTCGCAGGCCGCTTGGCAGCGGACGGCTGGGAGCTCGTCGAGGATGCCTCCGATGCCGATGTCGCCGTGGTCAACACCTGTGGGTTCGTCGAAGCCGCCAAGAAGGACTCCGTCGATGCCCTGCTCGAAGCCAATGATCTGAAGGACCACGGCCGCACCCAGGCCGTCGTCGCCGTCGGCTGCATGGCCGAGCGCTACGGCAAGGACCTCGCCGAGGCCCTGCCCGAGGCGGACGGAGTCCTTGGTTTCGACGACTACACGGACATCTCCGACCGCCTCCAGACCATCCTCAACGGCGGCATCCACGCCTCCCACACCCCCCGCGACCGCCGCAAGCTGCTGCCGATCAGCCCGGCCGAGCGGCAGGACGCCGCGGTCTCCCTGCCCGGCCACGCGCAGGAGGCCGCTCCCGCCCCCGCCGACCTCCCGGAAGGCGTCGCCCCGGTCTCGGGGCCGCGCGCGCCGCTGCGCCGGCGGCTGGGCACCAGCCCCGTCGCCTCGGTCAAGCTGGCCTCCGGCTGCGACCGCCGCTGCTCCTTCTGCGCCATCCCGTCCTTCCGCGGTTCCTTCATCTCCCGGCGCCCCTCCGACGTGCTGGGCGAGACCCGCTGGCTGGCCGAGCAGGGCGTCAAGGAGGTCATGCTCGTCTCCGAGAACAACACCTCGTACGGCAAGGACCTCGGTGACATCCGTCTCCTGGAGACGCTGCTGCCCGAGCTCGCGGACGTCGACGGCATCGAGCGCATCCGGGTCAGCTACCTCCAGCCCGCCGAGATGCGGCCCGGCCTGATCGACGTCCTCACCTCGACGCCCAAGGTCGCGCCCTACTTCGACCTGTCCTTCCAGCACTCGGCCCCCGGCGTGCTGCGGGCGATGCGCCGCTTCGGCGACACCGACCGCTTCCTGGAGCTGCTGGAGACCATCCGGGGCAAGGCACCGCAGGCGGGTGCCCGCTCCAACTTCATCGTGGGCTTCCCCGGCGAGACCGAGGACGATCTCGCGGAGCTGGAACGGTTCCTCACCGGGGCGCGCCTCGACGCCATCGGCGTCTTCGGCTACTCCGACGAGGAGGGCACCGAAGCCGTCGGTTACGAGAACAAGCTGGACGCCGACGTCATCGCCGAGCGGCTCGCACACATTTCGCAGCTCGCCGAGGAGCTGACCTCGCAGCGGGCCGAGGAGCGCCTCGGGGAATCCCTCCAGGTGCTGGTCGAGTCCGTCGAACCCACCGAGGACGAGCCGCGCGCCATCGGCCGCGCCGCGCACCAGGCACCCGAAACGGATGGGCAGGTGCTCTTCACCACACGCGAGGGCCTCGTCCCGGGCCGTATGGTCGAGGCAAAGGTGGTGGGCACCGAAGGCGTGGACCTGATCGCCGAGTGCAGTGAGCTTGTGGAGGTAGCCAGATGACCGGAGTCCCGGCATCCGCGGCGGGCGGCTCCGGCTCGACGCCGGTCCGTGGCGGAAAGCTGGGCGCCGCTGCGGTCAATCAGGCCAGTCTGTGGAACGTCGCCAATCTCCTGACGATGGCCCGGCTCGTGCTCGTCCCCGGTTTCGTGGTGCTGCTGCTCCACAACGGCGGGTACGACCCGGCCTGGCGTTCCTTCGCCTGGGCGGCCTTCGCCGTCGCGATGATCACCGACCTGTTCGACGGGCATCTGGCCCGCACGTACAACCTGGTCACGGACTTCGGGAAGATCGCCGACCCGATAGCGGACAAGGCGATCATGGGTGCGGCGCTGATCTGTCTGTCGTATCTCGGCGATCTGCCCTGGTGGGTCACGGGCGTGATCCTCTTCCGCGAGCTCGGCATCACGCTGATGCGGTTCTGGGTGATCCGGCACGGGGTCATTCCGGCCAGTCGCGGCGGCAAGATGAAGACGCTGGCGCAGGGCACGGCGGTCGGGATGTATGTGCTGGCCCTGACCGGGCCGCTGGCCACCCTCCGCTTCTGGGTGATGGCGGTGGCCGTCGTGCTGACCGTCGTCACCGGTCTCGACTACGTCAGGCAGGCCGTGGTGCTCCGGCGCCAGGGGCTGGCGGCGGAGCGTGCGGCCGAGGGCGCGCCCGACGGCACGGAGCCGGTCGCCGGGGCCCGTGACGCGGCGGAGGCCGAGCGGTGAGTGCCGCGGGCCGGGTGCTGCGGCTGCTCGTCGCGCGAGGGGAGACCCTCGCCGTCGCGGAGTCGCTGACCGGCGGTCTGGTCGCGGCCGAACTCACGTCCGTGCCCGGTGCCTCACAGGCGTTCCGGGGGTCCGTCACGGCTTACGCGACCCCCCTGAAGAGTGAAGTCCTGGGGGTGGACGCGGCTCTCCTCGCGGAGCGCGGGGCGGTGGACGCCGAGGTCGCGCGCCAGATGGCAGCGGGCGCCCGCCGGGTTCTGGGCGCAGACTGGGGAGTGGCGACGACCGGAGTCGCCGGCCCCGAGCCGCAGGACGGTCAACCCGTCGGAACCGTCTTCGTCGCGGTCAGCGGCCCGCGGGGCAGCGGGAAAGTGGCCGCACTGCGGTTGAACGGTGACCGGGCGGACATTCGTAAAGAGAGCGTACGAAGCGCGCTCGACCTGCTCTCAGGCGAACTCCATGAGAATGCGAGCGCACAGGATACGGAAGAGAACGGGGGGAATTGATGTTTGCAGCCCTGAGTGAACACGACATCGCTCCCCGCACGGCCGCAGCGCTAGGCGGTACGGTGGGGCGTGAAGGATGCGGCTACGCGGTCCGAGGAGGGAGCCACCGATGATTCTGCTCCGTCGCCTGCTGGGTGACGTGCTGCGTCGGCAGCGCCAGCGCCAAGGCCGTACTCTGCGCGAAGTCTCCTCGTCCGCCCGAGTTTCGCTCGGCTATCTCTCCGAGGTGGAGCGGGGGCAGAAGGAGGCATCCTCCGAACTGCTCTCCGCCATTTGCGACGCGCTTGACGTACGGATGTCCGAGCTCATGCGTGAAGTGAGCGATGAGCTGTCCCTGGCCGAACTGGCCGAGTCGGCAGCAGCCAGCGATCCGGTACCTGTACCGGTGCGCCCCATGCTCAACTCCGTCTCTGTTACTTCGGTGGCGGGGGTACCGACGGGGCGGGTGACCATCAAGGCGCCCGCGGAAGCGGTGGACGTCGTCGCCGCCTGATCCGATCGGTTCGGTGTGAAGCCGGAGCCCCGGTTCTCCCCCTCGTGGGGCGGACCGGGGCTTTGGCATGCCTGGTGCGATGCGATGCGGTGCGGTGCTGTGTGGTGCGATGCGGTGCGATGCGGTGCGGTGCGGTGCGGTGCTGTGTGGTGCGATGCGGTGCGATGCGGTGCTGTGTGGTGCGTCCGGCGGGCCGTGCCGGACTTTCGCGCGCGGTGTGTCAGTGGGGCGATGGGGGGCAGGTGCGTGGATGAGACCGAGGAACAATCCGGTGCGATCCCGTACAGAGACTTCCTCGAATGACCGTTTTGCTTCGTTTGTGCCATCGTGGTGGTGCTGAACGGAACGGATTCCAGATCGGAGACGTGCATGTCTGTGGTGAAGAGCCCGCTGTCCGAGACCGACCTCAAAACTGTCGGGGATGCGCTCCAGGGCGCGCTGGTGGACCTCCTCGACCTGTCTCTGGTGGCCAAGCAGGTGCACTGGAACGTGGTCGGGCCGCGCTTCAGGTCCGTGCACCTCCAGCTCGACGACGTCGTCGACACCGCTCGCCAGCACTCCGACACGGTCGCCGAACGGGCCTCCGCGCTCGGTGTGAACCCGGACGGGCGAGCCGCGACGGTCGCCAGGAGCACGGCCATCGAATCCGGCTCGTCCGAGGGCTGGATCAAGGACGTGGACGCGGTCAAGACCCTGATCGACGCCCTCGGCGTGGTCATCGGGCGGATGCGGGAGCGGATCGAGGCGACCGAGACCCCGGACCCGGTCAGCCAGGACATCCTGATCACGCTGACCGCCGATCTCGAAAAGCACGCGTGGATGTTCCAGGCCGAGAACGCCTGAACGACACCGCGGTGCCCCGTGCGGGCACCGGTTCTCTCCAATGGAGGAGTGACCCATGAATGACGGAAGCGCGAAGGACAAGATCACCGGCAAGGCGAAGGAAGCCATGGGCAAGATGACCGGCGACCGTCGCAAGGAGGCCGAGGGCAAGACCGACCAGGCGAAGGGCAAGGCCAAGGGCACCATGGACGACGCCCGCGACCGGGCGGACGGCGTCAAGGACTCCCTCACCGGCGACGACAAGGACTGACCTGTCCGAGGAGAGCCCCCACCGTGCGCGGTGGGGGCTCCGCTCTGGGCAGGGGCCCCCGCCCCGCTTCGGGCAGGCATTCGCTTGGGCGGGGTGCCGGTCCGTGCCGGTGTGAGGCGGGCGCGGGCGCTGGGCGCGACGAGTGTGCGGGTGCTTGTGCCGGGGAGCCGCCCGGTGGGACGGCGGTGGTGCGCGCCCGCCCCGCGCGCGCCGGTGGTGCACCGGTGCGCTCTCGCCCGGGTGAGCGGGGCGGACTAGGTTCGGCCGGAGGAGGCAGCCATGGTGCGGCGATGGGTGCCGGCGCTCGTTCTCTGCGGTGTGTGGTGGTGGGCCGTGCTGCGGCTGGTCCTGGAGCCGGCGCACGCCGGGCTGGTCGAGGGAGCGGTGGCGGCGGGTGGATGGGGGCTGAGCCTTCTGCCGGTGCATGTGGCGGCGACCGCGAGGCCCATGGGCATCTTCGACGCCGGGACGGGGCTGCTGCGGCGCGGCACGGCATGGGCGCGCGGGGCGGTGGGCCGGTACTGGCGGCGGCGGCCGGTCAAGTAGGGGTCGGGCCGGTCTGGCAGCGGGGGCACCAGTAGGCGGGGCGGCCGTCCTGCTCGGCCTCCCGGATCGGTGTTCCGCAGCGCAGGCAGGGACGGCGGGTCCGGCCGTAGACCCAGAGGTTCTCACTCGGACGGCGGGTGCGGGGCCCTCTGTCCCGTGCGGTACGGGGACGGGCGCCGACGGTCGTGACGCGGTGGGGGCGGTCGCGGTTGGCGTCCAGGAGCTGCCGGGCCGTGGTGACCAGGAGGACTGCGGTCGGGGCGGGCAGCTCGCCGACGGGGAGCCAGGGCGTGGCGCGGGCCAGGAAGCAGAGCTCTGCCTTGTAGATGTTCCCGATGCCGGCCAGGTTGCGTTGGTCGAGCAGGGCCTCGCCGAGGGGGCGGGCGGGGTCCCCGAGCAGGTTGCGCAGCGCCGTGTCGGCGTCCCAGTCCGGCCCCAGCAGGTCGGGGCCGAGGTGGCCGACTGCCTGTTCCTCGTCCCGGGTGCGCAGGAGTTCGAGGACCGGGAGGCGGTAGCCGACGGCAGTGTGTGCCTCGTTGCCCAGGACGGCCCGGATCTGGTGGCCCGGGCCGCCGCGCCAACGCTCGCCCGGGGCGTAGACGCGCCAGGCTCCGTCCATCCGCAGGTGGCTGTGCAGGGTGAGGCCGCCCTCGATGCGGGTCAGCAGGTGCTTGCCCCGCGCGGAGCAGTCCAGGACGGCCCGGCCGGTGAGGTCGGCGGTGGCGAACCGGGGGACGCGGAGGTCGGACGTGGTGAGGACACGGCCGGCGAGCGCGCTGTGCAGCCGTTTCGCGGTCTGCAGGACGGTGTCTCCTTCGGGCATGCCTCCATGATGCGGCGGGGCGCGGGCGGGGCGGGCGCTCCCGGCGCGGTGCGCAGTTCGCGGGGCGGTCGCGGGTGGTGGTTGGACGGCAGGGGTGGGGCCGTCTGGGCGGGGCCGTCTGTACGTTGCCCCGACCGGCGCGGCGGTGCAGCTACGCGGTGGCGCGGCTACGCGGCGCGGAGGCGGAGGCCCCTCGGGGTGGCCAGGAAGCCGGCGGCCTCCAGCGTGCGGCCCAGGGGGGAGGTGAGGGACGAGGCGCCGTTGGTGCGCTCGACGGTCACCGTGCCCAGGGCCCCGGCACGGGCGGCCGACGCCAGCGCCCCGGCCGCCGCCCGGAGCGCCGGATCGTCCGGATCGGTCGGCCAGGCCAGCAGGGTCTTGCCGCCGCGCTCCATGTACAGCGTCAGCTCGCCGTCGACCAGGACGACGAGCGAGCCCGCCTTGCGGCCCGGCTTGTGCCCGGCACCGTCCGGCGGCTCCGGCCACGGCAGGGCGGCGCCGTAGGCATTGGCCGGGTCGGCCGCCGCCAGGACGAGGGCGCGGGGGTCCGCGCCGGGCTCCGTACGGTCGCGGGCGGTGGAGACCGCACGCAGCCGGTCGACCGCGCCGTCCATCGCGAACTGCGCGGCCCCCAGCCCCTCCACGACATAGCCGCGGCGCGCCTGCCCGTTGTCCTCGAAGGCCGACAGCACGCGGTACGCCGCCGAGAAGCCG comes from Streptomyces sp. Mut1 and encodes:
- a CDS encoding CsbD family protein is translated as MNDGSAKDKITGKAKEAMGKMTGDRRKEAEGKTDQAKGKAKGTMDDARDRADGVKDSLTGDDKD
- the rimO gene encoding 30S ribosomal protein S12 methylthiotransferase RimO; this translates as MPERRTVALVTLGCARNEVDSEELAGRLAADGWELVEDASDADVAVVNTCGFVEAAKKDSVDALLEANDLKDHGRTQAVVAVGCMAERYGKDLAEALPEADGVLGFDDYTDISDRLQTILNGGIHASHTPRDRRKLLPISPAERQDAAVSLPGHAQEAAPAPADLPEGVAPVSGPRAPLRRRLGTSPVASVKLASGCDRRCSFCAIPSFRGSFISRRPSDVLGETRWLAEQGVKEVMLVSENNTSYGKDLGDIRLLETLLPELADVDGIERIRVSYLQPAEMRPGLIDVLTSTPKVAPYFDLSFQHSAPGVLRAMRRFGDTDRFLELLETIRGKAPQAGARSNFIVGFPGETEDDLAELERFLTGARLDAIGVFGYSDEEGTEAVGYENKLDADVIAERLAHISQLAEELTSQRAEERLGESLQVLVESVEPTEDEPRAIGRAAHQAPETDGQVLFTTREGLVPGRMVEAKVVGTEGVDLIAECSELVEVAR
- a CDS encoding Dps family protein; this encodes MSVVKSPLSETDLKTVGDALQGALVDLLDLSLVAKQVHWNVVGPRFRSVHLQLDDVVDTARQHSDTVAERASALGVNPDGRAATVARSTAIESGSSEGWIKDVDAVKTLIDALGVVIGRMRERIEATETPDPVSQDILITLTADLEKHAWMFQAENA
- a CDS encoding helix-turn-helix domain-containing protein; translation: MSIGNSPEDDRPSIGRVLQQARIAAGLTVEEVSTSTRVRIPIVHAIEQDDFSRCGGDVYARGHIRTLARAVGTDPEPLVTQYDAEHGGRPAPTPAAPLFEAERIRSEPRRPNWTAAMVAAIVAVVGFVGFTFFKGGDESSTAGRVAEGPTSDKIAPKPSASKAADPKPAPSDSAIAAAPQDKVTVKLSATQGKSWISAKDHNGRSLFDGTLQQGESKTFQDKERVDLVLGNAGSIELFVNGKKVEDQFQPGQVERLSYTKGDPEVG
- a CDS encoding DNA-formamidopyrimidine glycosylase family protein is translated as MPEGDTVLQTAKRLHSALAGRVLTTSDLRVPRFATADLTGRAVLDCSARGKHLLTRIEGGLTLHSHLRMDGAWRVYAPGERWRGGPGHQIRAVLGNEAHTAVGYRLPVLELLRTRDEEQAVGHLGPDLLGPDWDADTALRNLLGDPARPLGEALLDQRNLAGIGNIYKAELCFLARATPWLPVGELPAPTAVLLVTTARQLLDANRDRPHRVTTVGARPRTARDRGPRTRRPSENLWVYGRTRRPCLRCGTPIREAEQDGRPAYWCPRCQTGPTPT
- a CDS encoding helix-turn-helix domain-containing protein, giving the protein MILLRRLLGDVLRRQRQRQGRTLREVSSSARVSLGYLSEVERGQKEASSELLSAICDALDVRMSELMREVSDELSLAELAESAAASDPVPVPVRPMLNSVSVTSVAGVPTGRVTIKAPAEAVDVVAA
- the pgsA gene encoding CDP-diacylglycerol--glycerol-3-phosphate 3-phosphatidyltransferase, which produces MTGVPASAAGGSGSTPVRGGKLGAAAVNQASLWNVANLLTMARLVLVPGFVVLLLHNGGYDPAWRSFAWAAFAVAMITDLFDGHLARTYNLVTDFGKIADPIADKAIMGAALICLSYLGDLPWWVTGVILFRELGITLMRFWVIRHGVIPASRGGKMKTLAQGTAVGMYVLALTGPLATLRFWVMAVAVVLTVVTGLDYVRQAVVLRRQGLAAERAAEGAPDGTEPVAGARDAAEAER
- a CDS encoding CinA family protein encodes the protein MSAAGRVLRLLVARGETLAVAESLTGGLVAAELTSVPGASQAFRGSVTAYATPLKSEVLGVDAALLAERGAVDAEVARQMAAGARRVLGADWGVATTGVAGPEPQDGQPVGTVFVAVSGPRGSGKVAALRLNGDRADIRKESVRSALDLLSGELHENASAQDTEENGGN